A stretch of Sulfurimonas autotrophica DSM 16294 DNA encodes these proteins:
- a CDS encoding WD40 repeat domain-containing protein, giving the protein MLKIILLFSLFSLLQAREIKPIFKYKSVGFVNDFVVAYNKLYVANDVGVIDIFNLKTKKIQEQIPLELVTSDTGELRCANIISIDYKNGKILAVSIGKNAYRNVWVYEKHQLKKIIDERAKLSIKEARFLNDNKILLATFASEILVYDISEKYIKYKKHITQSALGDIVLSEDKKRVIMADESGEVRILDTNSSKTLQIFDSQNVDNIFHLAHAKGVTITAGQDRRVGVYQKGKSDYHIKSTFLVYCVGITPSGKTGIYSSNEAGDLQLFETYTKRKTNILTDHTSTVNQIRFINEKELFSSEAGPYIYHWKLDKLP; this is encoded by the coding sequence ATGCTCAAAATCATACTTTTATTCTCTCTATTTTCACTTTTACAAGCAAGAGAAATCAAACCGATTTTCAAATATAAATCTGTCGGTTTTGTAAATGATTTTGTTGTAGCATATAACAAATTATATGTGGCAAATGATGTAGGTGTCATAGATATATTCAACTTAAAAACAAAAAAAATACAAGAGCAGATACCACTAGAACTCGTAACGAGTGATACTGGTGAACTCCGTTGTGCAAACATTATAAGCATTGACTATAAAAACGGCAAAATTCTTGCTGTGAGTATTGGAAAAAATGCCTATAGAAATGTTTGGGTTTATGAAAAACATCAACTCAAAAAAATTATAGATGAGCGTGCAAAACTCAGTATAAAAGAGGCAAGATTTTTAAATGACAATAAAATTCTTCTTGCTACCTTTGCCTCGGAAATCCTTGTTTATGATATTTCTGAAAAGTATATAAAATATAAAAAGCATATTACGCAAAGTGCATTAGGAGACATTGTTTTAAGTGAAGACAAAAAAAGAGTCATTATGGCAGATGAAAGCGGCGAGGTCAGAATTTTAGATACAAACAGTTCAAAAACACTGCAAATATTTGATTCACAAAATGTTGACAATATATTTCATCTGGCCCATGCCAAAGGTGTAACCATTACTGCAGGACAGGACAGACGCGTCGGTGTTTATCAAAAAGGCAAAAGTGATTACCATATAAAGAGCACTTTTCTTGTCTACTGCGTCGGAATAACACCCAGTGGAAAAACGGGAATCTACTCCAGTAATGAAGCAGGTGATTTACAGCTCTTCGAAACATATACAAAAAGAAAAACAAACATACTAACCGATCACACTAGTACCGTTAATCAAATCAGGTTTATAAATGAAAAAGAACTCTTCAGCAGTGAAGCCGGTCCTTATATTTATCATTGGAAACTTGATAAACTTCCATAA